The stretch of DNA AAAACAAATGTCGCAATGTGCGAACCATGGAGTTCATCAAAATTTGAGCAAAAGATAGAGTATATCATGACCCACACAAACTTGGCTCGTGAGGCCCAAGCCAAAGAAATAGCCCAACTTGGAATGGGATACTGCCGGTGCAGTACTGTTCACTGGTGTGCgagccccacatgtcagtcaGCAATACTACAAAGATAATACTGCAGAGGTTTTGAACCTGCCCAACCAAGCCGGTTACAACTATCAGTTAGTACAATGTCCACATCATGGGATGAGACATGTGGGTGGCCTTGATGGCTAGCCAAcacggaataattaactttttgccactctgaAAAATGACATTAACATATTTACCACTAGGCCCACacgtcatagacacatgatggcccacgtgtcataaaCAGCggatgacaaatatgttatgtgttatttctaagagtggcaaaaagttaaatgccccaaCCAACACTGCATGTAGTTTTAGTGCACGACCCTCGTAAGTTGAGAAGGCGATTGTCTGCCAATGGTCTAGCAAAGGGGGTTTACTGTTGTATAGCAACCCCTATTTAAACTATAGTCAAAATAAGTACAATTGGTTTGCAAGTCTTGACATCTATATGACACTACTATTCTAAGAGCATCACCAACAGAAGACCAATATGGATcccaaatctaaatttttggatttttgtatGAAAAATTGGTTCACCACTCATCCTAAATAGACATACCAAAATTGCAGTCCCCCAACTGGGAGATCCCACTCTCCATAAGTAAGGAAGACATATTCATCCAAATATACCACGTGAGAGATCATGGAAAATAGAGtgattttctatttatgttGGAAACATCGATTAGAAGATTAGTCGACCCACTTTTTATTATTGTGAGTCAATTTTTAGTTATCTGTTGGACACATCGATCTATCCCAAAGCTATAATTCTGATTagagaataaaaaagatgaatttTGGAGATGGAATTTTGAGTGATTGTCGGTGATGCtctaacaacacacattgaaTGACTCATAGATAAATTCGTATAACGACACATTTTCATTGATCGCTTAGTTTTGAATTATAGTGGACTAGTTATTTTgagaatttaactatttgcccaCTCTAACGTATGGCTACTCTCCAAATAcccatttaatatttttcattatatttttggcATCGAAAATAtgacattgactttttttttaactttcatCTACATGGCACATAAAAGCCTGATCCTATGCCTAGGGTAGGGCTAGGAGGCAACTACCATGGGCTCCCAAGAGCTAAGGGCTCCTAAGCTGCGTGCGGCTGGAGAGGGGATGTAGGATAGTTATGTGtcacgaaaaacgtagcaatagattagtatataattaattaattattaattattaaatatatattaatataattttttaaaataatttttttatagaaaattttcgtaaaaaaatatactgttcaGTAGTTTAGGAAACGTTCGCGCGAaaaacgaaagaaatcttaGTTATTTAACTGGATTGCTGAACGCGGACCTAGTCCTCACTGCACATACACACATTGCACTGCATACTTAGCAAAAATATCTCATGAACTTATCGTGTAATTAATGTATTGTAATTGGTATTTCATGACAATTAAACATCATTATTAGAATAAATCTATGTTTATGCTCACATTCAAATACAAGGTCTAGAGTTTGTCTCACCCTAGGCCTCCAAGAGTTCATGACCGGACCAGTAGCATGATGACTACTATTATCGATGTGAAATGCATAGGTGAATTatcattaataattaatatgttttttcaaacaacttatctacaattttttttaaaaaaaatcacaccaTCAGGAAACGTGTCCATAAAAGAGTgactttttctctccttttcttcttgcCGAATGCTACCAAGATGGTCCTTGCCCACTTAATAAAACACGAGGTAATGCCATAATTATTTTGActgtaaattaaattaaaatatgatgtttttggccACTTAACCAAACAAGAGGACGAAAATGCTTCCACGTATATACATCAATAAAACCATGGCCGCCACTCCAGAATCCAAGATCTGATTTTTCTGGAGCACAGCTGACCACATTTACTCTGAAAGATCATTGAATACAAATTTGCGAACCGGGTGTACTTAGTTCCAAGAGACAATACCACAATCCGGATGTTATCAGTGCTAATCAATTCTCTGAAGAATAAGATAACCATGAGCATATGTTCATGCTGACCATAATTGAAATCCAGAAGATCCATCTCCAGTTTAATATACAGTGTGCAGATTAAGCAGGGATTTGTCATGATCATTTATCATACCATGGCACTAAGGGTGAGTTTAgttcgtaaaaagaaattttttaggTGTCACATCGGACGTTTAATTGGATGTCGGAagaagttttatataaaacgaatttcatagcttgTCTGAAaatcacgagatgaatcttttaagcctaattaatctattattagcatatgtgagTTATTGTaacatttatggctaatcatggactaattaggcttaaaagatccgGCTCACGATTTTCCCTCTAACTAtgcaactaatttttttatctatatttaatgttctatttatatgttttaaagattctacatgatattttttaaaaaaagttttgggaactaaacggagCCTAATATTACTGTCAGCCATTGTTAACGGGCAAATGCAAATAACTTGCACAGCCCGAATCCGATAAGATCTTCTGGCGGGGTTGGGTGGTCGCTCACCGATACTGAAAAGGAGTACCAGCCAACCAACCAACTCCACGTCTCCATGGCTTCTTCGGTTCTTCCGCTTCCACACAGCCCCCGCCAAACGGGCAAACACCTGTCACTGGACCGAGTCCTGTGGACCAACACCCACTGACCTGTAGGGCCCCACAGCGCCGTTCTACCGGAGACTTGGTCCACGTGCGACTTCGCCGACCGGTTCCTTTCGTTTCCCTTGGCGGAGACGCGGAGGCGCAGCCGCGGCCTCCAATTTTCGGACTCCGGTGCTCTCTCCCCCTTTGCGTCGGATTCAAGTAAGGCCTGAGTTCGGTGCCCTATATCCCTCATCCTCTAGTGCGATTCGATTGGGTTGGCTTCGAAtttgtcgatcgatcgaggtaCGATGGTTTCTTGAAGCCTTTCTCCTTTCTGTTCTCTTCTATTTCTTGTACTTTTTAGCTGGTGCCAGATTTGGTTTCATGCAGAGTTTTTCGATTTGGTTTGCTTGATTTGGTTTTATCGAGGGTTTTCTTTGAGGGATCGTAGTGCGGTAGCTTGGATTGGTACGATGGCTAAccaggggaaaaaaaactgaattgTAGTTCCATTTTTTTGCTGTTAATTACTGGCAAAGTGGCAATGGGTTTGATTAGATCATTAAGTATGACATTTCATGATTCAGTGATAAAAAGCAACCTTCTTTATAGATAGTTATGGTGAGTATTTTGTCTGCTAGTATTCAATATGTAAAGTGAGTTTGGTCAAGATCGAGGTCTGGTATGCAAATGCAAGCATTGCACATTGACCATGCCGGGAGAATGGACATGGTTTGCGACTTGCGAGTCCCATTGGATTCAGATAGGATTTCAACGTTCCTTTCCATGCGGATTAATGTAATGTTTCTGACTAATGCCCAGTCAAGAAATCACTCGGTTTCGAATGGCATATGAGCAATGGGATAATCTGACCCGATAATTGTTTAAAGTGCTCTCCCGTTCTTTAGGTTGTTTTGAGATTTAACTCATTCATAATACTCCTACATATAAAGTGTTCATGTTAACAGAGTTTTTCAttccccgcaaaaaaaaaaaaaaaaaaaaaaaacagagtttTTCACATTGTAACATCTGCTTTCCAGAATGTCGAGCCTTGAGCAGCCACTTGGTCTTGGGGACCTGCCAAAGTTGAGTATTAACAGACTTGAAAGGTTCTCTCCAAGTGCCTGCAGAGCAAGCGCTGATGATTGCAGCCCTAGCAAGTAAGTTTTACTCCCATACAGCTCTAGATTCTTCCTTTCCAATTTGTTTTTCGTTGGTCCAGCGGAAAATCTTTCTTTCCTGTTTGTCACCTTGTCGGGTATTTTTACTTTAACACATGTTTTTCTGGTATTTTTCAGAAGTATAAGAAGTATTGTACATTTCCACATATCCCTATTCagtcacaatttatttttcttctaaagGAAACTTATTGTTTTACTTTACTACCAGTACAATTTTCTTGCAAGATATAAGTATATGACCATGTGAACTTATTTTCAGTTACAAGCATTGCAATGGTGGAAATGACCAGACGATCTTTCACGGTAGTTCTTCATGGCATATGCAAGGACACTACACCAATTCATCATGCAATGGAGTGGATATGGAGTTCAGAGCTCTTCCACGGAAGGTAGTTCGATCATGTTATTGAATTGCTCATGGGTGTATTCAATTTCACTTCCTTACTATAGGTTTCAGCAGACCACCTCAAACAGAAGGAATGAACTCAAATGTAGCATCATGCTTGTGGCAATTGAATATGTCATAATAATCTTTTCTAGTTACCTTCATAACTAAGTGAAAATAGTGGCTTAAAAAGGGTAGTGATTGTACAATATTACCAATTATTCCTTTTTCTCATTTGATGAATAACCGGTTTTCAGGTTTTATGGGACCTTCCAAGGTTTGTAAAGATAGTTGAAGTTGGACCACGTGATGGTCTGCAAAATGAGAAGAATACTGTACCAACATCTGTAAAGATTGAACTGATACACAAATTGGTGGCGTCTGGTCTATCAGTAATTGAAGCCACAAGTTTTGTTTCCCCAAAATGGGTGCCACAGGTAATACCTAAATTAAGTGAAGATATATTAGTTTAAATCACAGATTTCAGGGACTGTCATGCCTATCTGATAGCACTTCCTCATCAGAATTTGTTTCTGATAGTTCCATTTAACTTCTTTTACTattgatttttcttatgaAATTAGTCTGTAAAACATGTACTACAAAATTCATTACAGAACaaaaacatgataaaattAGTATCAGTTCAAGTTTAAATAGCTAACCTATATCACTTAATTTGGAGTTTCAGCTAGCAGATGCAAAGGATGTGGTTGAAGGGATTAGGCATGTACCAGATGTGCGCTTTCCAGTGTTAACTCCTAACCTCAGAGTATGTCCAGTTCTCTTTATAGGATCAATAGACTATACATATTGTTTTATGGAGCGCTATGCCCAGTCTATTGTGAAGAATCAATTTGTTTCCACTTTTCTAGGGATTTGAGGCTGCTGTTGCAGCTGGTGCAAAAGAAGTTGCAGTTTTCGCATCTGCCTCTGAATCCTTTTCTAAGTCAAACCTTAATTGTACCATCAAGGAAAGCCTTGTTCGGTACCGTGATGTTATAACTTCTGCCAAGAAACATGGAATAGGTCTCCGTGGGTAAGTAACATAAGTTTGATGATCTGTTAAGCCTGCAATTCAACAAACAGGTTAAAACCGTTTGGCAGCAATCTAATCTGAAAATTTGCAAACCTTGATTGTCACAGGTATGTTTCATGTGTGGTTGGCTGCCCTGTTGAAGGCACAATTCATCCATCAAAGGTAGCATATGTAGCCAAGGAGCTCTATGATATGGGTTGCTCGGAGATTTCACTTGGGGACACAATTGGAGTTGGCACACCAGGTAGTGATCCTGTTGTCTTTGCTTTCAGCATGTAATTCCTGTTTACAGTACGCTTTTTGCCCATTTAAAGCTACTTTAAAAGTGATCATACCATTTTTGTTCTAAAAAGAAACTGCTGCAGACTTTGCAGCCCTGACCCATAAACGTGCTGATATAAACTACTTGGTGTGATCTTCAATTCtttgaaattttctatacaacCGAACAAGCCATATATCTCATTGGGAATTTTGTGCTCCTTGTTATGTTTCTTGTTTCAGGTAGTGTACTTGCTATGCTTGAAGCTGTCATGTCTTTTGTCCCGGTGGACAAGCTCGCCGTTCATTTCCATGATACATATGGCCAAGCCCTTGCCAACATAATGGTCTCTCTCCAAGTAAGCAACACCTACATCCTTCCAGTGCCACCTtactaaaaagaaaacaacaacagaaaaatcagaattcagaaatgCTTTGCCTGGCCTAACATTTCCTTTGTATTTGCCAGATGGGTATCAACATAGTGGACTCATCAGTGTCAGGACTTGGAGGATGCCCATACGCAAATGGCGCCACTGGCAACGTCGCGACAGAGGACGTGGTGTACATGCTCCACGGCCTGGGGATAGAGACCAATGTTGATCTCAACAAGCTCATGGATGCTGGAGATTACATCTCCAAGCATCTGGGAAGGCCATCAGGTTCCAAGACCACCACTGCTCTCCGCAAGCTAACGACCTAAGTCCCTGACAAATATATTAGGGACTCAGAAAAGAATATCAAGGACACATCAGTTTGTTTTTACAGAAGTGCTGTGATTGTAATTTGTAGTTGTAAACCGTCTCAATTTAGTCCCTACACGGccaaaaataaagagaaaccATCTACGTATAACCATTTCTGTATCATTTCTTGGATCGTATAATCAGTGCTCTTCGTACAGAAATCGTGTTTTAAGATGATTATACCCaaactgaaaatttttgcCGAAGAAGATGGTTGCAAAGTTCTCTATATACTAGTTCTCTCGGGTCAAGGGCTTCATTCATTTTTGCCCTCGATAGTTTTGACTCGAGACGAATCATGAAACCAAACTCTGATAGCTTACTGGCAGAGCGGCATGTTGCTTACTGGCCATGATTTTAATCTATCTGACAGAAGCAAAAGTGGGTTGCAGATTTAAAGCTTCAGATTTTACTTCGGAGTAACGAAGGCCCATCCTATTACATGGTGATTAGAATTTGCGATAATATCCCACCTTCCCTGGCTGGAGCCCGTTCAGAACTAGCCGCCTCTGGCCGACGAGCTCAGTGCGGCGAAGCGTGGCGGCTTTGGAGACCTCGGCGACGCTGCTGGGTGTGGTCGACGGTAGGCCGCTCttcttcctccgccgccctcgtTCTCCCTTCGCTCGCCTtcttgccgccaccgccgccgccaaacTCCGGCCACACGAATTCCGCTCCTCCCGCTCCAAAAACCAAGAGGACCAACCCGCCCCACCAGATGTGGGCCACAACCCCGCCACGTCACCGATCCGCGCCTAATCGCATCCACCCCGTCGCTTCCCAACCCAACTGACGCCCCGATTCCTCCCACGTCATCGATCCGCGGCACCCCACCTCCCACCAATCGCGACCCACCCCCTCACCTCTATAAAGCTCCACCACCCGCTCGTCGTCTCCACCTCAACGCAACGCAAATCCAATTCCCAAATCAAAAGCCACCCACCCCGAGCTCGGCGCGGCACCACCAGCCAACCCCATGGCGCCCAAGGCCGAGAAGAAGCCCGCGGAGAAGAAGCCGGCGGAGGACAAGGCCGGCGAGAAGGCGGAGAAggccccggcggcgggggggaAGAAGCCCAAGGCCGAGAAGAGGCTGCCGGCGTCCAAGGGCGAGAAGGGCGGCGAGGGCAAGAAGGAGCGCGGCAGGAAGAAGGGCAAGAAGAGCGTGGAGACCTACAAGATTTACATCTTCAAGGTGCTCAAGCAGGTGCATCCCGATATCGGGATCTCCTCTAAGGCCATGTCTATCATGAATTCCTTCATCAACGACATTTTTGAGAAGCTCGCTGGTGAGTCCGCCAAGCTCGCCAGGTACAACAAGAAGCCCACCATCACCTCCAGGGAGATCCAGACCTCGgtccgcctcgtcctccccgGCGAGCTCGCCAAGCACGCCGTCTCCGAGGGCACCAAGGCCGTAACCAAGTTCACCAGCTCTTAGATAGTTAGCATGTACTACCACAAGTTGTTGTAGCGCGTCACTGGTGGCGGCGGTAGTTGCCCTGCCTCTCTCTGATTGTCTAGTGCTTGATGAATCTTGTAAGAAGCTCATGGTTGTTGCTTGTTGTTCTGACATTGAATATTAGTGGTGATGATTGCAACTTTTGGATGCCAAATTGCTGTGATGTATGCTGCCATTTTGGTATGGAATTGTGGATGCCGTTTTGTTCACCTTTGTGGTcttgtgaaatttgttttactgTTGGAATATTGTGTTTTGCTAAGTTTCCTGATACGATTGATTTAATAACAAGATGGAACGCTCAGCATGAGATGAACAGCTATAAAACCAAGAGCGGGAGATATGATTCCGTCGCTtgattttgctttgtttgtaaATTGTGGCTGCGGGGTTAGGCGTTTTGTAATTTGTAGTTTTGGTGGtctttgaaaattttgaattgccATTCGATTCGTTCGGAATAGCGCGGGAAAACCGGTAAGGAGTCTGAGAAGTTTGGCGGGAGCGAGGAGCCGCTTGAAAATTGAGGCATCGAAGCATGGTCACGTGGATTGCTTTTGGTGGGGGTCTAAATTCAGGTGAACTTGTTTCATTTTGGCGGATGGAACTTGAAGTTTGACGTTTTGGcggattttgattttgatttttgagtcCGGACTGCGGAATTAAAGGGCAACATTTGTTTCTTGTGGGGCTAGTGGATGATCTATTTGTCATTTATTGTATACTTTTACCTTGACACGTTCTCCTTTGTatcaaataactttatttttcgtttattctATACATACTAATAACAAACAAAATCACTAGAACACTATACTTTACCAGATTTAATGCAAATATCCCCTACTTCACTAGttccaaatatatttatttttttacttttaaaaactCCAATGCAGTGCTtgcttgaaaataaacttatttgggACAAACGAGAGGagataaaagtaattttattttgtgacgGAGGTAAGCAATGTTTTCAGTATTTTTAGAGGTATAGAAATCATGTACATTTCCACTTATCACTATTCAATGACACCCATTTTTCTTCTAAAGGAAGGCAAGACCAGCACTTGTCTGTGCGGAAGCTAACCACCTAAGCCCCTGATGATCATAATAGGAGGGATTCAGAAAAGAAGATTAAAGATATACATCAGTTTGTGTCGGTTAAATGTTTTTACAGTAGTCCTGTGATTTAATATGTAAACCGTCTCAATTTAGCCACAACACGATGGAAATAGAGAAACCATCTATTCTATGTATACATGTTTCTGTTTCATTTCTTGGATGGAAAAATCAGTGCCCTTcataccgaagtagtgttttataatatggttGTAGCAAAACTGATAAACctaacgacgacgacggttgCATTGCTTTGTAGCACCATATCATTTTCGTTCCTTCTGCGTTGCACTCAAAGTTGAGACCTGAAACGAATCACGAAACCTCTCCTCTATTCTGGGAGAATAACATAAAACCGTGACAGCAGCAGCATATGTTGCTTACCGGCCATAATTTCATCTATTAATCTTTCCATTCATGATAAATACACATTGGGTTGCAGATTCAAAGCTGCAGAATTCCATAGGATGCATCCAGTAACGAAACACCCACCCATTACATGTTGATTTGAATTTGTGATAGTATCCCACATTCCCTGGTGCTCGCATTGCTTTCGACATTTTAATGTGGAGAATTATCTCGGAGAGCTTGATTTAATCCATCTCCCTGGCTACTCCAGTGGGATCTTCGAGATCTTTGAGAATGGTTGTGCATTGCTTCAAAATTGACTTTGCTTGCTCGCCTTTTTCTGATTCAAAAAGTTCACCAAGTTCGTCTGTGAACTTGGCACCTTTTCTGTCAGCCAATGGAAAGTCTCTATACAACTTGCTCAACTCAAGTAGGCACTCGGAAGCAGCAGTGTGAACCTGAAAAGAAATACAGTCATGAGGGGGCAAGGCCTTTTCTGGGCACTAAACAGCAATTCAAACTCACTGTATGTCCAGAAATTGCTGGTTTACGAAATATACAACTATACAATAGCCTaatatgtactccctccgtttcctATTACAAGTCAATTTGGTTTTATCCTAAGTTAAACTTTTTCATGTTTAGCCCAGcttatagaaaaatacatcaacaattgaaacacaaaataaatatactataaaagcATGCTCAATGGTGGatatatttaaactaatttggtgttgtagatgttgatatatttttctataaacttggtcaaacttaaAGAGATTGGATTTAGAACAAACCCAAAgttacttataatatgaaactgagTAACAATTATACTTTACAATGGATGGATTTTCCTTTCAAGGTAGACATTATATGTTACTGTCAGTTCAagggaccttttttttttcttttgaggcAATCAGTTCAAGGGACCTTGTAACTATTTCTTCTGAACACCAGTGGACCAAAAACAAGCACAGGAACTGTTACTACATCAAGAAGCAATGCTATAGTCTGTAACCACGTAGACTACcacattttcattttctagacatttttttttaaaatgagtATTTTATATCATCTCTAAAAAATGGCGTCAATGGTGTCATGCAATCATCAAATTCAGCATAACTTCATGAGAAAATCAGTCACTTTACGTTGGTTCCTTGAATCCATAGTAAACACTGTCCAATTTCATAAGGTTCACATGCTCACATGGCAATAAAAACATACAAGCAGTAGATTACAATATGATTATTCAttagaagaaagaaaacaaattatctTATAGTGAAACCCTACAAATTATCTTATTACAATATGATTATGTTGTAATAAATAACACAACATAATAGGAGTTGGTGAGGCTAGATATATTGATGATTACCTGGGCAATCTTGACTAAGCTTATGACATCCATTACTTTTGGTGCCGTCAAATGAAATAACTGAATAGTCAAATTAAAAGGAATTTGTCAGGAAAGTGAAGAAATCAAATGCTGAGCTAAGGAATATAGCTGTATAGGACCAGACAACTATGTGATGTACCTCCTCAACCAAGTAAGTTGTTTCCTGAGGCCAATTGTTACTAccatctgaattctgaaatttGTGGCACAACTCTTTGATACACAAGAAGGATGACAACTTAACTGCcataaaaaccaaagaaaaacatcaatacaaaatccataaaaaatcaatatgtcAGTGGTGAAGTATCAAATTTAGAGAGATTAAAAAACAGTTGCATAGAATATATCACAGATCTTGGATAGAAGACATACTCTGCCAACTCTCCTCGGGTGataaagaatttaaaataatttctaggaTATTCTTCCTTTGGTTGACAATATTCTGTGGGAA from Oryza brachyantha chromosome 12, ObraRS2, whole genome shotgun sequence encodes:
- the LOC102721497 gene encoding histone H2B.2, producing the protein MAPKAEKKPAEKKPAEDKAGEKAEKAPAAGGKKPKAEKRLPASKGEKGGEGKKERGRKKGKKSVETYKIYIFKVLKQVHPDIGISSKAMSIMNSFINDIFEKLAGESAKLARYNKKPTITSREIQTSVRLVLPGELAKHAVSEGTKAVTKFTSS
- the LOC102721217 gene encoding hydroxymethylglutaryl-CoA lyase, mitochondrial, which gives rise to MSSLEQPLGLGDLPKLSINRLERFSPSACRASADDCSPSNYKHCNGGNDQTIFHGSSSWHMQGHYTNSSCNGVDMEFRALPRKVLWDLPRFVKIVEVGPRDGLQNEKNTVPTSVKIELIHKLVASGLSVIEATSFVSPKWVPQLADAKDVVEGIRHVPDVRFPVLTPNLRGFEAAVAAGAKEVAVFASASESFSKSNLNCTIKESLVRYRDVITSAKKHGIGLRGYVSCVVGCPVEGTIHPSKVAYVAKELYDMGCSEISLGDTIGVGTPGSVLAMLEAVMSFVPVDKLAVHFHDTYGQALANIMVSLQMGINIVDSSVSGLGGCPYANGATGNVATEDVVYMLHGLGIETNVDLNKLMDAGDYISKHLGRPSGSKTTTALRKLTT